In Cryptomeria japonica chromosome 10, Sugi_1.0, whole genome shotgun sequence, a genomic segment contains:
- the LOC131077465 gene encoding aspartic proteinase nepenthesin-1 produces the protein MQGLNCGHIALNMGFLLLICILPVMALGNSFTDQRVSLRRVDDQTSMSFTERFQSAMERSKRRVEYMSSMIKRASELKSLDVESGGDGAIQTTVVAGDGEYLMEIGLGNPVVTFQGIADTGSDLLWTQCKPCRSCFNQSTPIFDPSKSSTYDAATCDDPLCSELGEIGSNCNRNCGYTITYGDGSSSSGVLSYDTVTIGSGPSFKHIAFGCAQNNNGNSFQGSGLVGLGRGPLSLVSQLGSNIQSRFSYCLVDMENPNASSPLFFGKSAMLKAGKSLRLKKNPLISTFWYVPMTGVTVDGQKVDIPSEALELQNDGTGGMIIDSGTTITYFVSQVYKPIQAAIKNLVDLPPVTSQQFPGGLCYQLPSDQSNISLPSVVFKFEGGVDMDLPAENTYVKLEEDVFCLSMTSNQDNFGILGNIQQKNFHFLYDDAQNRISFETATCASL, from the exons ATGCAAGGGCTCAATTGTGGGCATATAGCCCTCAACATGGGGTTTCTCCTCTTGATCTGCATTCTCCCTGTAATGGCATTGGGCAATTCTTTTACAGATCAAAGGGTGAGTTTGAGGCGGGTTGATGATCAGACTTCTATGAGTTTCACAGAGAGATTTCAGTCTGCCATGGAGAGAAGTAAGAGACGAGTTGAATATATGAGTTCTATGATAAAGAGGGCATCGGAGTTAAAATCTCTGGACGTTGAGTCTGGTGGGGATGGTGCCATTCAAACGACAGTTGTTGCCGGAGACGGAGAGTATCTGATGGAGATAGGATTGGGAAACCCGGTTGTTACATTCCAAGGTATTGCAGACACAGGGAGTGATCTATTGTGGACTCAATGCAAGCCATGCAGAAGCTGCTTCAATCAATCCACTCCCATCTTCGACCCCTCCAAATCGTCCACATACGACGCTGCTACCTGCGATGATCCTCTATGCTCTGAGCTGGGGGAGATCGGGAGTAACTGCAACCGTAACTGCGG GTATACAATAACCTATGGGGACGGCTCGTCAAGCAGTGGCGTGCTCTCTTATGATACCGTCACGATAGGATCCGGGCCGAGTTTCAAGCACATAGCCTTTGGGTGTGCCCAAAATAACAATGGAAATTCATTCCAGGGCTCAGGATTGGTTGGGCTGGGCAGAGGTCCTCTTTCTCTTGTTTCTCAGTTGGGCTCCAACATCCAAAGCAGGTTTTCTTATTGCCTAGTCGACATGGAGAACCCCAACGCAAGTAGCCCATTGTTTTTCGGGAAGTCTGCCATGTTGAAGGCCGGCAAGAGCCTCCGGTTAAAGAAAAACCCTCTAATTTCGACCTTCTGGTATGTTCCCATGACTGGAGTGACAGTTGATGGTCAGAAAGTTGATATTCCATCGGAAGCTTTAGAACTGCAAAATGACGGTACTGGAGGCATGATTATTGACTCGGGTACTACCATTACGTATTTTGTTTCTCAAGTTTACAAGCCTATCCAAGCTGCCATTAAGAATCTCGTTGATCTTCCTCCTGTAACATCTCAGCAGTTCCCCGGGGGTCTGTGCTATCAGCTTCCCTCAGACCAAAGTAATATAAGCTTGCCTTCAGTAGTGTTTAAGTTCGAGGGTGGCGTGGATATGGATCTTCCTGCAGAGAATACGTATGTTAAATTAGAAGAGGACGTCTTCTGCTTGTCCATGACCTCCAATCAGGATAACTTCGGGATCTTGGGAAACATACAACAGAAGAACTTTCACTTCCTTTATGACGATGCCCAGAACAGGATCTCCTTCGAGACTGCTACCTGTGCTTCTCTCTAG